Part of the Verrucomicrobiia bacterium genome is shown below.
GACTTTGCCGGGCTTGAGAAAGTGGCTGTCTGATTAAACTCCAATACATGTGCTAGATTAATCCCATGAAGAACACACCAGAAACTCTGGCCGGCTTACCAATAAAACTCTTTGAAACCCCCAAAGACTGGGAATCTTGGCTAAACGAAAACCACCCAGAGCCAACTGGGCTTTGGCTGAAGATCGCCAAGAAAGCTTCTGGGAAACGCTCTGTTTCCTACTTAGAGGCGCTGGATGTGGCCCTCTGCTTTGGTTGGATTGACGGGCAGAAACAGTCGTATGATGCCGAGTATTTTCTGCAGAAGTTCACGCCGCGGCGGGCAAAGAGTACTTGGTCAAAGGTTAACGTGGAGAACATCGCCCGCCTTACTGCGGCTGGCCTCATGCAGGCGCCAGGCCTTGCAGCGGTGGAGGCGGCCAAGGCTGATGGGCGTTGGGACCAGGCCTACGATTCGTCTCGCACAATGGAGATGCCTGAGGAGTTCCGCCTTGCCCTTGATGCGCACCCAAAAGCCAAAGCATTCTTTTCTACCCTCAACAAAGCCAACACTTACGCCATACTCTGGCGTGTCCAGACTGCCAAGAAGCCAGAGACACGGCAGGCCCGCATTGAAAAGTTGATAGCGATGCTAGAGGCGGGGGAGAAGCTGCACTAGGCCTTATTTCTTTGGCTTACTGAGCAAGCGGCTATTTGGGCAGCCCCTTCCAAATACCCTTAAACACTTCCCGTTGGTTGTGTGCCAGGGTGGAATCCACAACTTCAACTAAGAAATGCGGGTGGACCGCCGTTTGAATCATTATCAAGTGATTGCCAGTAACCCAGGTGGTGCCAGTAAAGTTACTGGTTTCGCCCCAAAACTTAATGGTGCGGTTCACAAAGTTCTTTTTGGCCATCTCCTTTTCTGTGGCTGAGTCGTTGCTCAGGAGTTGGAGGGAAATGCCAGGTTCCGTACCTTCCTTCCAGTACCATTCAATCCAGCTGCCATAGTGCTCGACAAATGAGTCATCCTGAAAGCCCCACCAGATTGGGTCAGTCTTTTTAAGGCTGGCATTCCAGATGGGGGTTTGGCGATGGAGGTACTGTTCAAGCTCTTCTTCGCCAATAAAGGTTACCTTTGGCAGTACGTAACGAGTTGCCTGGGTGTACTCCTTAAGCTCTTGGACAATTTCCGGGATAAGCTTTCGTTTTTGCTCAAGTAGCCGCTCTTCTTTTTCGATCACATTCTCTAGCTCCTCAGGGGGGAGGGCCAGGAGGTTTTTGGTTTTACTTGAGAGATCAACGTTTACTACGCCCTTTTTAATGAGTTCCTCGGCAATGCTGTAAGCAGTAGTCCGCTTCATTTTAGTGATGCGGGCCACATTGGCAGGGGAGAGTTTGCCATGTTTAAGGATGGCCAGGTAGACCAAGATCTCCTTATCGCTGAAGCCAAGTTGGGCCAGAAGCTGGGTATTCATATGGATAGTATAGCATGTTGACGAAAAAATGTCGACAGTATGTGGTAAAAATATCAGGTTTAAACATCATAATAGAAAACATAGTGACCTTAGGTAGTTGACAAAAAGTGGTTTCTGGAGTACAATTCTCGCAACATCAAAGCGAGGGGGAACCCAAAGCGGCGAATCGAACTTTTCATAACGATTGGCTCCGAGGCACGAATAAAAATGGAATATAAAGATAACAAAAAAGAGAAAGTAGGATTCTTGTCAGTGAAGCATGATGCTTGCATTGGTGGGTTTAGCCAGACGAGCGTCACCTGTTGCTCTTTCTGGGACGTGCAAAGAGCGCTGTCGCACCTGGACTTTGGAACGTGCCAGGGCATGGTGTGGGAACCTCTTTGGTGCCCAGATAACTACGATGAGATGAACCTCCGCCTTGTTCAGGTGTGGGGCAAGTCCATTAGTAACGACCCGAGAGTATTCAGCATCAGTAACTGGTCCGGAGGATCTGGAGAAGGCTTACTTGTGTCATGTGGAGCGGTGGGTCCAACGGACCGACATCCAATACGGGGCATACGCCTTCCCAAGTCCAAGAGCCAGGTGCCGGAGGGTCATTACTATGTGGCCCTGGAGCTCGTAGCCCAATCTTTTGGGAAAGACAAGCGCCTGAGCGGCACCAATAGGGACGAAAATGGGGCAGTAACTGGAAGTTGGGCGAGTAATATACGACAAGTCTCTAGCGAGGTTGTCGTGTGGAGCTCTGACAATCTTCCTCTCCGTAAATGTCCCGAGGGGGTAAATAGGACACCGGTGCAATACCATGAGTATTTACCAGTCCGTGAAATTACCCACAGGTGGCTGACGCTAACCGACTCTGGTTGCTGAGACTCGCTGACCGAGAACGGTCACTTCTTATCCGGCTTCATCTATTAGATGGAGCCTGAACTAGAGGGAAACCTCAGTACTTTGAAAGGGTGGCGATCCAACGCCGAGGAGAATTCTCGATGAAAGTTGTTATTTACGGTGCTGTCTTTCCCAATAAAAGTCGGCTTTCTGAGGCACTTCTTTCGGACAGTGACCTGGAGGGTTTGAGTGCCACCGCCCTTGAGATTGTGACCCATCTTCAGACTAATCTGGATATTGGGTGCACGTACTGCGTTAAAGTGGCTAACGGCAATGTGTACTCCTGGGGAGTTCACTATCCGGATGGCCTTTACCTCGGAAGTAGTGTTGACGATGACCAGGCTCTTTCTTTGAGCGAGATTCGCAGCAGTCTTCCTTATAGGTCCAGCTAACCAGCCGATAGTTCAATATCGACCCTGAACACATAGGGGAGCGCAGCCGCAAGGCTGGCACGGGGATACCAAAAGGCCCGGTCGAAAGGTGAATAGATTTCAAGAAGAGGATCCAAGTGATCCTCTTTTTTTGTTGGCTGCCTGTTTACTGAGCGCCCCTTAAGATCCTCGGTAGTATCAGTGGGGTTATGAGGGTGGTTATGAACGCCATAAAGGTGATTATGGCAGCTCCCTCATCCCCAATCACACCAAGGGTTAACCCGAGGCCTGCAATCACCAGGCCTACTTCTCCGCGTGGAACCATTGCAAAACCAACGCCCAGGGCATAGCGGGCACCTTGTTTATAGTTTGCCAGGTACCCTCCGAGTACTTTTCCAATAATGGCCAGTAGTGTGACAGCCAGGGCGAGTACCCATGTCCGGGGATTGTTAAACGTGGAAAGGTTTAGCTGTACACCAATCATCACAAAGAAAAACGGGGTAAGGAATTGGTAGAGGGGCTGTGTCATGCGCAAGATTTGTTCTTGCCCACGGCTCTCTGCAAAGATAACTCCTGCAAAGAAGGCCCCAATGATGGCGGCCATGCCAAAATAAGTTGAAAGGGCAGAGAGGCCAAGCATAACGGCAAGGGCGAGAGTAAAGGTTCCCCGTGCGTTCAGGTTGGCTCGCGCAGCATGCGCCGCCAGTAGGCGGGGTAGGAGCAGTACCGCAAGGATGCCAAAGCCAACCACTTGGGCTGCGATAAGGCCAAGTTGCGCAGCGCGGAACACGCCGGTCTCACTATATGAGGCAATGATGGCAATGACTGAGATACCGAGTATGTCATCCAGTACCGCAGCCCCTAGGATAACTGCGGCGATCGGGCTGCCATTCAACTTTCGATCCCGTAGGAGTTGCGCCGTCACCCCTACACTTGTGGCAACACCTGCCGCCGCAAAGAACAGGGCGACAGGTGTGGAAACCTTTAGGAGGAGTGAGGCAGATAAGATGAGTAAGAAGGGTAGGATGACCCCCAGTACTGCCGTAGCCACCGCTGCCTTGCCCACCTTTCGGAGTTGCTTTCCACTTACTTCAAGCCCGCTGGTAAACAGGAGGATGACCGCCCCTAGGATGGAGAGGGTTTCAAGAAAGGGCCCAGGTTCCAGCCAGTGAAGGAATGAAGTGCCTAAGAAAACACCGGCGAGCACTTCTCCTAGTAACGCGGGAATGCCTAGCTTCCTGGCTAGTTTTCCTAAGAGCGCAGCCCCGGCGAAAGCGAGGAAGAGTTGTAGAATGAGGTGGCCTGATTCGTCCATATGCCCATGATACCAGGTTATGAGGACTAACTTAGACCAACCTGAACCATCTATCAGTTAACATTGAGCAATCTCTGGAAGATGGCGTCCCTTATCTCACCTGACTGAGCATGGCGGTCGCGGTACTTTCGAGTCAGCTCCTGCACTTCAGGTGACCCGCCTGCGGCGTAGTGGTTTATTGTTTCCAGATCGCGCTTTGCTGCTTCTGCCAGCCCGTGGAACTCCTGAATGCTCTGTGCCTCCCTTTGGAGGGCGGTTTGGAGTTCGGGTGAGAAACTGTGTGAGCCGGGCTGTCCCACCATCTGGACAGCCTCCAGAAGAACGCCTGCGATGGTTACATCGTCGTACTGGGACAGGCGGTCCAAAGGCAGGGCGCCTCCCCAGGCATCAATAAACTCTGCAGGGGAGAATGAGCCGCCAGACTCCGTGCCATGCTGCTTGGCCCACTCAGTAAGCTTGCTGTGGATATCAGAAGTTGAGCCGGGGTTCTCTCCCCAAAGCTCTGCCACCTCTTTTACAGTTGAAGTAAGAATGGGGAGGTTGCGTTCAAAATCAGGGGAAAAAGCGGCAATATTCTCAGTTCCCGCATATTTTTGGATGGTCTGCATGTAGTTGTATGCAGAGTCGGCGACAGGCTTCTCGAGAGTGGGCATGCTCCCAACCCTCTCGACAAGGTTTACGCGGGGCGGTTCTACCTCAGGAGGGGTTGGTTGTGTGAGGACTTCGAACTTCATTACTTTCCATCTTATTACTCCAATAAGTATACAGTACGCATACGACTGCTCTACCCCCTTAATCTGCCAGTCAAAAAAAGACCCCCAACGGGGGTCTTTTTCTAGAAAGCGGGTGCTTCCTTACATTGGCAACAACTCATACACCTCAACCCAGGAGTCATCCCCATACGCCATTGGGCAGGTCATGGCCATGTCTACAGCCGCCTTTAGGTCGGTTGCCTTCACAATGCTATAACCAGTGGTGCTTTTGGTGTCCATTGCCACTTTCTGGTCTTTAATTTGGGCCTGGCAATTTTCCTCAGCGTTAAACGGGTTGCCTCCATCTACAATGTTTTCACCCATGCTCTCAAACCACTTCATCCAGTTGGCCGTAGCATTTTCAGATGGGGTCATCCGCGGGTTGTCCAAGTGGTACAAATAGATAAATTTCTTCATGAATCCTTTCTGCCAAAAGGCAGGGTTATGGTTAGCTAAGGTGAGAAAGGTAGTTCTCCAGTGTCTCCGAATCGCTACCCCAAAATGCCTGGAATTTTCCCAGCCATTGCTGCGCGAGGCGAAGGCCAAGCCGGTTGAGCGCTACAAAGTTGGTGCGCCCAATCTTTTTCCTCTGAAGGAGCCCGGCACTTTCCAATGCACGGATGTGCTTGTGAATTGCGGGCAACGAGAGGGAATGCAGCTCCGCTAACTGACCAACAGTTGCTGGGTGCAGGGTAAGGGTCTGCAGAATGTCACGACGCTTGGTATGGGCAAGGGCAGCAAATACCACATCGAGTTCTGGAGGGGGAAGGGATGAAGACATATAGTTAACTACTTAGTTAACTATATAACAAAATGACTAAGAGTCAATGCGGCGTTTTATGGTAACAAAGCAGGAGACAGGATATGGCTTAACCCCTTTGTACCTGGTATAACGCGGGAAGGAGAAAATTGATGGAAGAGTTTGCG
Proteins encoded:
- a CDS encoding YdeI/OmpD-associated family protein, which produces MKNTPETLAGLPIKLFETPKDWESWLNENHPEPTGLWLKIAKKASGKRSVSYLEALDVALCFGWIDGQKQSYDAEYFLQKFTPRRAKSTWSKVNVENIARLTAAGLMQAPGLAAVEAAKADGRWDQAYDSSRTMEMPEEFRLALDAHPKAKAFFSTLNKANTYAILWRVQTAKKPETRQARIEKLIAMLEAGEKLH
- a CDS encoding helix-turn-helix domain-containing protein, translated to MNTQLLAQLGFSDKEILVYLAILKHGKLSPANVARITKMKRTTAYSIAEELIKKGVVNVDLSSKTKNLLALPPEELENVIEKEERLLEQKRKLIPEIVQELKEYTQATRYVLPKVTFIGEEELEQYLHRQTPIWNASLKKTDPIWWGFQDDSFVEHYGSWIEWYWKEGTEPGISLQLLSNDSATEKEMAKKNFVNRTIKFWGETSNFTGTTWVTGNHLIMIQTAVHPHFLVEVVDSTLAHNQREVFKGIWKGLPK
- a CDS encoding cation:proton antiporter; amino-acid sequence: MDESGHLILQLFLAFAGAALLGKLARKLGIPALLGEVLAGVFLGTSFLHWLEPGPFLETLSILGAVILLFTSGLEVSGKQLRKVGKAAVATAVLGVILPFLLILSASLLLKVSTPVALFFAAAGVATSVGVTAQLLRDRKLNGSPIAAVILGAAVLDDILGISVIAIIASYSETGVFRAAQLGLIAAQVVGFGILAVLLLPRLLAAHAARANLNARGTFTLALAVMLGLSALSTYFGMAAIIGAFFAGVIFAESRGQEQILRMTQPLYQFLTPFFFVMIGVQLNLSTFNNPRTWVLALAVTLLAIIGKVLGGYLANYKQGARYALGVGFAMVPRGEVGLVIAGLGLTLGVIGDEGAAIITFMAFITTLITPLILPRILRGAQ
- a CDS encoding winged helix-turn-helix domain-containing protein, coding for MSSSLPPPELDVVFAALAHTKRRDILQTLTLHPATVGQLAELHSLSLPAIHKHIRALESAGLLQRKKIGRTNFVALNRLGLRLAQQWLGKFQAFWGSDSETLENYLSHLS